One Engraulis encrasicolus isolate BLACKSEA-1 chromosome 5, IST_EnEncr_1.0, whole genome shotgun sequence DNA segment encodes these proteins:
- the mtx1a gene encoding metaxin-1a: MAAPLELFCWKGNWGLPSVNTECLIVLAYARFAGVPLKLHKTANPWGSPTGVLPALKTRQDESFSQPSKIIIEFRKQKYNADFDLSAKEGADTLAFISLVEEKLVPALIYALWVDPKNYVEVTRRWHGDNIPFPLNFFLPHRMQRQQLGRLRLIKGDESLEAGEEVEKELYRDAQECMNLLSQRLGSSKFFFGDSPSSLDAHVFGHLAPLLKIKLPCARLQQHLSSLDNLTRFCSNILTLYFPNELNDATPRKLSPQPESSEVDSEPNKRRKQLLSLVFALGAMLSYALLTGIVAVEHVPAVEEDNDMQETQGIAGGTPGEDEE; the protein is encoded by the exons gcgtaTGCAAGGTTTGCTGGAGTGCCCCTCAAGCTTCACAAGACTGCCAACCCCTGGGGAAGCCCCACAG GCGTTCTCCCTGCCCTGAAGACTCGACAAGATGAAAGTTTCTCGCAGCCCAGCAAGATCATCATTGAGTTCAGGAAACAG AAATACAATGCAGACTTTGACCTCTCTGCGAAAGAAGGAGCAGACACCCTGGCTTTCATATCGCTGGTGGAGGAGAAGCTGGTGCCTGCCCTG ATCTACGCGCTGTGGGTGGACCCCAAGAACTACGTGGAGGTGACCCGCCGTTGGCATGGCGACAACATTCCCTTCCCGCTCAACTTCTTCCTGCCTCACCGCATGCAGAGGCAGCAGCTGGGCCGACTGCGTCTCATCAAGGGAGACGAGAGCCTGGAGGCCggcgaggaggtggagaaggag ctctaCCGTGATGCCCAGGAGTGTATGAATCTCCTTTCTCAACGTCTCGGCTCCAGCAAATTCTTCTTCGGTGATTC GCCCTCGTCTCTGGACGCCCATGTGTTTGGCCACCTGGCCCCCCTCCTGAAGATCAAGCTCCCCTGCGCTCGTCTCCAGCAGCACCTGAGCTCTCTGGACAACCTGactcgattctgctccaacatcCTCACGCTCTACTTTCCCAACGAGCTCAATG ACGCAACGCCACGCAAGCTCTCCCCTCAGCCGGAGTCCAGCGAGGTGGACAGCGAGCCCAATAAGCGTCGTAAGCAGCTGCTGTCGCTGGTGTTCGCGCTGGGCGCCATGCTGAGCTACGCCCTGCTGACGGGCATCGTAGCCGTCGAGCACGTGCCCGCCGTGGAGGAGGACAACGACATGCAGGAGACCCAGGGCATCGCAGGGGGCACGCCAGGGGAGGACGAGGAGtga